The Urbifossiella limnaea genome has a window encoding:
- a CDS encoding NADH-quinone oxidoreductase subunit N — protein sequence MFTRPRLDGLQDALGDDLVRFIPELLVAAGVVALLLARLVRLLDRSHLGGLAVAVLAVALFAAVAGFPEATGSARQGAYFAGMLVADPFAGYVRIVVLAAATLTVLLTRVTGLPDAEDSADFYALVLGGALGMMLMAASNHLLMAFIAVEMASLPSYALAGFLKGRRTGGEAALKYVVFGAGASGVMLYGISLTAGTFGTGYLPDVAAGAGARLAGEGGFDPVLLAGVALTLVGLGFKLAAVPFHFWCPDVFAGAAAEVAGFLSVASKAAAVALTARLVYSFHASCPDPWLVPRTLGVGLGVVGAMTVTFGNLAAFAQTDLKRLLAYSTIAHAGYMLLGLAALTAGAASAVLYYLVAYLLMNLGAFAVVAVVRNATGSEDVAAVRGLAWRSPVAAVAMAVFLFSLLGFPPLAGFAGKFQVFAAVYDAARSAPGWLGTAFGVFLAVGAVNTAVSAVYYLKVVRAMVLDDAPESPPVATGWPASLLLVALAAGVIALGVVWNPLTTAADGAATAIARPATPGVPTR from the coding sequence ATGTTCACCCGCCCCCGGCTCGACGGCCTCCAGGACGCACTCGGCGACGACCTCGTCCGGTTCATCCCGGAACTCCTCGTCGCCGCCGGCGTGGTCGCGTTGCTGCTCGCCCGCCTCGTACGCCTCCTCGACCGCAGCCACCTCGGCGGCCTGGCGGTCGCAGTGCTGGCGGTTGCTCTATTCGCCGCAGTCGCCGGCTTCCCGGAGGCCACCGGCTCGGCGCGACAGGGCGCCTACTTCGCCGGAATGTTGGTGGCCGACCCGTTCGCCGGGTACGTGCGTATCGTCGTCCTCGCGGCGGCGACTCTCACCGTGCTGCTGACCCGCGTCACCGGCCTGCCCGACGCGGAAGATTCGGCCGACTTCTACGCTCTGGTGCTCGGCGGTGCTCTCGGCATGATGCTGATGGCAGCGTCGAACCACCTACTGATGGCGTTCATCGCCGTGGAGATGGCCAGCCTGCCGAGCTACGCCCTGGCCGGGTTCCTGAAGGGGCGCCGCACCGGCGGTGAGGCGGCGCTCAAGTACGTGGTGTTCGGCGCGGGGGCGAGTGGCGTCATGCTGTACGGCATCAGCTTGACGGCCGGAACGTTCGGCACCGGCTACCTGCCGGACGTGGCGGCCGGTGCCGGGGCCCGCCTCGCGGGGGAGGGCGGATTCGACCCGGTGCTACTGGCCGGCGTGGCGCTGACGCTCGTCGGCCTGGGCTTCAAGCTGGCCGCGGTCCCGTTCCACTTCTGGTGCCCGGACGTGTTCGCCGGTGCGGCCGCCGAAGTTGCCGGGTTCCTGTCGGTGGCGTCGAAGGCGGCCGCGGTGGCGTTGACGGCCCGGCTCGTATACTCGTTCCACGCGAGTTGCCCCGACCCGTGGCTGGTGCCGCGAACGCTCGGCGTCGGCCTGGGTGTCGTCGGCGCGATGACGGTGACGTTCGGCAACCTGGCCGCGTTCGCGCAGACCGACCTGAAGCGGTTGCTCGCGTACAGCACGATCGCCCACGCCGGGTACATGCTGCTCGGGCTGGCGGCGCTGACCGCCGGGGCGGCGTCGGCGGTGCTGTACTACCTGGTGGCGTACCTGCTGATGAACCTGGGGGCGTTCGCCGTGGTGGCCGTTGTGAGGAACGCGACCGGTTCCGAGGACGTGGCGGCAGTCCGCGGGTTGGCGTGGCGGTCGCCGGTCGCGGCGGTGGCGATGGCGGTATTCCTGTTCTCGCTGCTGGGCTTCCCGCCGCTCGCGGGCTTTGCCGGAAAGTTCCAGGTGTTCGCGGCCGTGTACGACGCCGCCCGCAGCGCCCCCGGCTGGCTCGGCACCGCGTTCGGCGTGTTCCTGGCGGTCGGCGCCGTGAACACGGCAGTGAGCGCCGTCTACTACTTGAAGGTGGTCCGCGCGATGGTGCTGGACGACGCTCCCGAAAGCCCACCCGTCGCAACGGGTTGGCCGGCGTCACTTCTGCTTGTGGCACTGGCGGCGGGCGTAATCGCCCTCGGCGTCGTGTGGAACCCGCTGACCACCGCGGCCGACGGTGCCGCGACGGCGATCGCCAGGCCGGCCACGCCGGGGGTGCCGACGCGATGA
- a CDS encoding LamG domain-containing protein — translation MRLILCAAVATVLVAAPAGADDFAPEPGFKMLLSGKDFAGWKAKAAKGGEPLEGKAEAFKGRFKFNKDGGLVIDPAVKGDVRIETVQEFTKETVIRFDFLPGAGCNNDLFFLGSKFDINPTQLKMVKVGEWNAMDITASGGTTTFKINGETARSDKAKTAKSTLEFRAEFGSMEVRRLRAKTGG, via the coding sequence ATGCGCCTCATCCTCTGTGCCGCTGTCGCAACCGTACTGGTCGCAGCACCCGCTGGTGCCGACGACTTCGCCCCCGAGCCGGGATTCAAGATGCTCCTGAGCGGCAAGGACTTCGCCGGATGGAAGGCGAAGGCGGCGAAGGGCGGCGAGCCGCTCGAGGGGAAGGCCGAAGCCTTTAAGGGGCGATTCAAGTTCAACAAGGACGGCGGACTCGTCATCGACCCGGCCGTGAAGGGCGACGTGCGGATCGAGACGGTTCAGGAGTTCACGAAGGAGACGGTCATCCGCTTCGACTTCCTCCCGGGTGCCGGCTGCAACAACGACCTGTTCTTTCTCGGGAGCAAGTTCGACATCAACCCGACGCAACTGAAGATGGTGAAGGTCGGCGAGTGGAACGCGATGGACATCACCGCCTCGGGCGGCACGACGACGTTCAAAATCAACGGCGAAACGGCGCGATCGGACAAAGCAAAGACCGCGAAGAGCACGTTGGAGTTTCGGGCCGAGTTCGGGTCGATGGAGGTCCGCCGGTTGAGGGCCAAAACGGGCGGCTAG
- a CDS encoding FHA domain-containing protein — protein MRARLVPADGGPPIDLTKDLSVVGRGADCDVRVEHKSVSKYHCVVVKTDGLLLLRDLGSTNGTRVNGQRVRRAALLPNDSVGFANLKYRVLFGADLDAALAAEAAAGSSAAPVRRNALPDVYEEQHTPTD, from the coding sequence ATGCGTGCCCGACTGGTTCCTGCCGACGGCGGCCCGCCGATCGACCTGACCAAAGACCTTTCCGTCGTCGGCCGCGGCGCGGACTGCGACGTCCGCGTCGAGCACAAGAGTGTCTCGAAGTACCACTGCGTGGTGGTGAAGACCGACGGGCTGCTGCTCCTGCGCGACCTCGGCAGCACGAACGGCACCCGGGTGAACGGTCAGCGGGTGCGGCGGGCGGCGCTACTGCCGAACGACTCCGTCGGGTTTGCCAACTTGAAGTACCGCGTGCTGTTCGGCGCCGACCTCGACGCGGCCCTGGCCGCGGAGGCCGCCGCCGGGAGCAGCGCCGCCCCGGTCCGCCGAAACGCGCTGCCGGACGTGTACGAGGAGCAGCACACGCCGACGGACTAG
- the kdsA gene encoding 3-deoxy-8-phosphooctulonate synthase, with product MAAVQPVTVGPYTVGAGSPLLWVCGPCVIESRDFTLGVAARLKQLADRLGLQLVFKASFDKANRSSGKSFRGVGLHDGLAILDAVRKETGLPVTTDIHEAAQAEPAAEVCEILQVPAFLARQTDLLEACGKTGRVVNVKKGQFMAPWDMKNVVAKLAEVGNRRVLLTERGTTFGYGLLVNDMRSVPWMQQTGAPVIFDATHSVQTPGALGDRTGGDRTMVPVLARAAVAAGCDGVFVETHPTPDTAPSDGPNMVPLADLETLVRSCLRIRAALADAPTGPPS from the coding sequence ATGGCCGCGGTTCAGCCGGTGACAGTCGGCCCCTACACCGTCGGCGCCGGCAGCCCGCTACTGTGGGTCTGCGGCCCGTGTGTCATCGAGAGCCGCGACTTCACCCTCGGCGTCGCCGCCCGCCTCAAACAGCTAGCCGACCGGCTCGGGCTGCAACTCGTCTTCAAGGCGTCGTTCGACAAGGCCAACCGTTCGTCCGGCAAGTCCTTCCGCGGCGTCGGCCTTCACGACGGCCTCGCGATCCTTGACGCCGTTCGGAAGGAAACCGGCCTCCCCGTCACCACCGACATCCACGAAGCCGCCCAGGCCGAGCCCGCGGCCGAGGTGTGCGAAATCCTGCAAGTCCCCGCGTTCCTCGCCCGGCAGACCGACCTGCTGGAAGCGTGCGGCAAGACCGGCCGGGTCGTTAACGTGAAGAAGGGGCAGTTCATGGCCCCGTGGGACATGAAGAACGTCGTCGCCAAGCTGGCCGAGGTCGGCAACCGCCGCGTGCTCCTCACCGAGCGCGGCACCACGTTCGGCTACGGGCTGCTGGTGAACGACATGCGCAGCGTGCCGTGGATGCAGCAAACCGGCGCCCCGGTGATCTTCGACGCCACCCACAGCGTACAGACTCCGGGCGCACTCGGTGACCGCACCGGCGGCGACCGCACGATGGTGCCGGTCCTCGCCCGCGCCGCCGTCGCCGCCGGGTGCGACGGGGTGTTCGTGGAGACGCACCCGACGCCCGACACCGCCCCCAGCGACGGGCCGAACATGGTCCCGCTCGCCGACCTGGAAACGCTGGTCCGCTCCTGCCTCCGCATCCGGGCCGCACTCGCCGACGCCCCCACGGGTCCGCCTTCATGA
- a CDS encoding vWA domain-containing protein produces the protein MRVRHKQPTLVSMWMLDVFCCALGCVTLLWLLNTRQATEQTTAAQAAFADLSRVRDDLKLALTNLDSTKLRLNSEVKTLTKELGAVRVEKADLARNLGIARDEAKSAQELLDATKLALNATEKKLDATANDLILARKEADDADLQLRRKQKEAEGLARKAAASAAVAEDLARLVRTTEEERVALERRAAELKVTLADLDARLASSAADAKAMASKSAADLSSTRTAAEKAATDAAAAKAAASKADTDLLAARGQIRDMRKQLDEANATIIDLQGEKAKLADKTNKLDPNDEKRFAGISMTGRNVVFLVDTSGSMEKTDSNTAAPMKWPNVCDTIARVMRSVPTIQQYQVIVFSKDARWLLGSGEWRRYDGEKSVAEVREALGRIRPADGTNMHAGFDLAFGLRPRGLDTIYLFSDGLPNIGPGLTPAQVAAVPPLEETRQAEIMGRFIRDKLRSTWNPSAASRIRIHSIGFYYESPDLGAFLWALARENDGSFVGMSRP, from the coding sequence ATGCGCGTCCGGCACAAGCAGCCCACCCTCGTCAGCATGTGGATGCTCGACGTGTTCTGCTGCGCCCTCGGCTGCGTCACCCTGCTGTGGCTCCTCAACACGCGCCAGGCGACGGAGCAGACCACCGCCGCGCAGGCCGCCTTCGCCGACCTTTCGCGCGTCCGCGACGACCTGAAGCTGGCGCTCACCAACCTCGACTCCACGAAGCTTCGGCTGAACTCCGAGGTGAAGACGCTTACCAAGGAACTCGGGGCTGTCCGCGTCGAGAAGGCGGACCTTGCCCGCAACCTCGGCATCGCGCGCGACGAGGCGAAGTCCGCGCAAGAGTTGCTCGACGCCACGAAGCTGGCGCTGAACGCCACCGAGAAGAAGCTCGACGCCACCGCCAACGACCTGATCCTTGCCCGCAAGGAGGCCGACGACGCCGACCTGCAGCTGCGCCGCAAGCAGAAAGAGGCCGAGGGGCTCGCCCGCAAGGCCGCCGCGTCTGCCGCCGTCGCCGAAGATTTGGCCCGCCTCGTCCGCACCACGGAGGAGGAGCGCGTCGCCCTCGAACGTCGCGCGGCCGAGTTGAAGGTGACGCTCGCCGACCTGGACGCGCGGCTGGCGTCGTCCGCGGCGGACGCGAAGGCGATGGCGTCGAAGTCGGCCGCGGACCTGAGTTCGACCCGCACTGCGGCCGAGAAAGCCGCCACCGACGCGGCCGCGGCGAAGGCGGCGGCCAGCAAGGCGGACACCGACCTGCTCGCCGCCCGCGGGCAGATCCGCGACATGCGGAAGCAACTCGACGAGGCGAACGCCACCATCATCGACCTGCAAGGGGAGAAGGCCAAGCTCGCGGACAAGACGAACAAGCTCGACCCGAACGACGAGAAGCGGTTCGCCGGCATCTCGATGACCGGTCGGAACGTGGTGTTCCTGGTGGACACGTCCGGGAGCATGGAGAAGACCGACAGCAACACCGCGGCGCCGATGAAGTGGCCGAACGTGTGCGACACCATCGCCCGCGTCATGCGGAGCGTGCCGACCATCCAGCAGTACCAGGTCATCGTCTTCTCGAAGGACGCTCGCTGGCTGCTGGGGAGCGGCGAGTGGCGGCGGTACGACGGCGAGAAGAGCGTGGCCGAGGTGCGCGAGGCGCTCGGCCGCATCAGGCCGGCCGACGGCACGAACATGCACGCCGGGTTCGACCTGGCGTTCGGGCTGCGGCCGCGCGGCCTCGACACCATTTACCTGTTCTCGGACGGCCTGCCGAACATCGGCCCCGGCCTGACGCCTGCACAGGTGGCTGCGGTGCCGCCGCTGGAGGAGACGCGGCAGGCCGAGATCATGGGCCGGTTCATCCGCGACAAGTTGCGCTCGACGTGGAACCCGTCCGCGGCGAGCCGCATCCGCATCCACTCGATCGGCTTCTACTACGAGAGCCCCGACCTGGGGGCGTTCCTGTGGGCGCTGGCCCGCGAGAACGACGGCAGCTTCGTGGGCATGAGCCGGCCGTAG
- a CDS encoding MotA/TolQ/ExbB proton channel family protein gives MTIPASHRPAREWLLLVLALAVVGGAVVPLWHLAGGETREDFAAKWTPERLRALFLGPEQVLCYVAFVWAALILQSRYREVWRQRSAFGFGLLPDEEGARILPEDARPLARKVEHVTGRRPFILANMIRLGLGKYAISKSAPDVAEVVRSQADVETSRLVSTMGTVHYLAWAIPAIGFVGTVRGLAGAFGMAGVTDVGMADFTRQATDQLKIAFDCTLVALLLSLVLMYIVHTVQRAEETLVVDAQEYCQEHLLLRLYDPG, from the coding sequence ATGACCATTCCGGCCTCGCACCGCCCGGCCCGCGAGTGGCTGCTGCTGGTGCTGGCGCTGGCCGTCGTCGGCGGCGCGGTGGTGCCGCTGTGGCACCTCGCCGGCGGCGAGACCCGCGAGGACTTCGCCGCGAAGTGGACGCCGGAGCGGCTGCGGGCGCTGTTCCTCGGCCCCGAGCAGGTGCTCTGTTACGTGGCGTTCGTGTGGGCGGCGCTGATCCTCCAGAGCCGCTACCGCGAGGTGTGGCGGCAGCGGTCGGCGTTCGGCTTCGGCCTCCTCCCCGACGAGGAAGGCGCCCGCATCCTGCCGGAGGACGCCCGCCCTCTGGCCCGCAAGGTCGAGCACGTGACCGGCCGCCGGCCGTTCATCCTGGCGAACATGATCCGCCTCGGGCTCGGTAAGTACGCCATCTCGAAGTCGGCACCGGACGTGGCGGAGGTAGTCCGCAGTCAGGCCGACGTTGAGACGAGCCGGCTCGTCAGCACGATGGGGACCGTCCACTACCTGGCGTGGGCGATCCCGGCGATCGGCTTCGTGGGTACGGTCCGCGGGCTGGCAGGGGCGTTCGGCATGGCCGGCGTCACCGACGTGGGCATGGCCGACTTCACCCGCCAGGCGACCGACCAGCTGAAGATCGCGTTCGACTGCACACTTGTGGCGCTGCTGCTGAGCCTGGTGCTGATGTACATCGTCCACACCGTCCAGCGGGCGGAGGAAACGCTCGTCGTGGACGCTCAAGAGTACTGCCAGGAACACCTGTTACTCCGGCTCTACGACCCGGGTTGA
- a CDS encoding FG-GAP repeat domain-containing protein, protein MRAAGILLPGLVAAAICNAGAAAPAPLRFRTQEIDAKLAIGYCVLTADLNGDAKPDILVVDKEKVVWYENPTWKKRVILDGKSRPDNVSAAVLDIDGDGHLDVVLGAAWRPFDTANPGTLQWLKRGKSLDDEWTMFPIPCDEPTVHRVRAFDIDGDGKPEIVHVPLMGRDATQKGNWLDGRPVRVMAYKVPAEPEKAERWKAEVLFDELHVMHNFAPVPARGGNDILVTSYEGVYRLTRGQPKWLAAKVGAGNQATPAGNRGASEIKLGKLGSGPVIGTIEPWHGNQVVTYTKGRGELWDRHVVDEKLKWGHGVAFADLDGVPGDELVIGVRDNPKAGEAFTEKAGVRVYTHGAGGWSRQLVDEGGVAVEDLTTADLDGDGKVDIVACGRATKNVRIYWNQGR, encoded by the coding sequence ATGCGGGCCGCTGGTATTCTCCTCCCCGGGCTGGTCGCCGCGGCAATCTGTAACGCCGGCGCGGCCGCCCCCGCCCCGCTCCGCTTCCGCACGCAGGAGATCGACGCCAAACTCGCCATCGGCTACTGCGTCCTCACCGCCGACCTGAACGGTGACGCGAAGCCCGACATCCTCGTCGTCGACAAGGAGAAGGTGGTCTGGTATGAGAACCCGACGTGGAAGAAGCGCGTGATCCTCGACGGCAAGAGCCGCCCGGACAACGTCTCGGCCGCGGTGCTCGACATCGACGGCGACGGGCACCTTGACGTGGTGCTTGGGGCAGCGTGGCGGCCGTTCGACACCGCGAACCCCGGCACGCTACAGTGGCTGAAGCGCGGCAAGAGCCTCGACGACGAGTGGACGATGTTCCCCATCCCGTGCGACGAGCCGACCGTGCACCGCGTGCGCGCCTTCGACATCGATGGCGACGGAAAACCCGAAATCGTTCACGTGCCACTGATGGGCCGAGACGCGACGCAGAAGGGGAACTGGCTCGACGGCCGGCCGGTGCGGGTGATGGCGTACAAGGTGCCGGCCGAGCCGGAGAAGGCTGAGCGGTGGAAGGCCGAGGTACTGTTCGACGAGTTACACGTGATGCACAACTTCGCCCCGGTGCCGGCCCGCGGCGGCAACGACATCCTGGTGACCAGCTACGAGGGCGTGTACCGCCTGACGCGCGGCCAGCCGAAGTGGCTCGCCGCGAAGGTGGGCGCGGGGAACCAGGCGACGCCTGCGGGTAACCGCGGGGCGAGCGAGATCAAGCTCGGCAAGCTCGGCAGTGGCCCCGTCATCGGTACGATCGAGCCGTGGCACGGGAACCAGGTCGTGACGTACACGAAGGGTCGTGGCGAACTGTGGGACCGGCACGTCGTGGACGAGAAGCTGAAGTGGGGCCATGGGGTCGCCTTCGCCGACCTGGACGGCGTGCCCGGCGACGAACTCGTCATCGGCGTCCGTGACAACCCCAAGGCCGGCGAGGCGTTCACCGAGAAGGCGGGCGTTCGGGTCTACACGCACGGCGCGGGCGGGTGGTCGCGGCAACTCGTGGACGAGGGCGGCGTGGCGGTCGAAGACCTGACGACGGCCGACCTGGACGGCGACGGGAAGGTGGACATCGTCGCCTGTGGCCGGGCCACCAAGAACGTGCGGATTTACTGGAATCAGGGGCGGTGA
- a CDS encoding ribosome-binding factor A, which yields MTDELGPEDGTDPKDWHRKPWNAPRGAGRKAHQLCRQVAEVLHAAVGGCADPVVQPLTVAYVTPAPHTGRLRVTTMLPADGSISRTAAEAGLARAAGRLRGEVAAVVNRRHAPELVFEVV from the coding sequence GTGACGGATGAGCTTGGCCCCGAGGACGGGACCGACCCGAAGGACTGGCACCGAAAGCCGTGGAACGCCCCGAGAGGGGCCGGCCGCAAGGCCCACCAGTTGTGTAGGCAGGTGGCGGAGGTATTGCACGCAGCGGTCGGCGGGTGCGCCGACCCGGTCGTGCAGCCACTGACCGTGGCGTACGTGACCCCGGCCCCTCACACGGGTCGACTGCGGGTTACGACGATGCTGCCAGCTGACGGCAGCATCAGTCGAACGGCGGCGGAAGCCGGGTTGGCCCGCGCCGCGGGCCGGCTACGGGGTGAAGTCGCGGCGGTGGTGAACCGCCGGCACGCCCCAGAACTGGTGTTCGAAGTCGTGTGA
- a CDS encoding pyridoxal-phosphate-dependent aminotransferase family protein, which produces MKPRLFTPGPTPVPEETLLELARPVTYHRSAEAKAILAEVTEDLKYVFRTANPVFTLTSSGTGGMEAAVSSCLAAGEKVILLTAGRWGERWRGVLKAHGANIVAVEVPYGKAVTPEMAEAAVKANPDAKAVFATLSETSTGVGHDVAAFGKIVAPTEALLIVDGISGLGAMECRVDEWNIDVCVTGSQKALMLPPGLAFVSVSDKAWKKMDATPVRNFYFDLRRYRKSQLESDTPFTPANTLIRAQRASLKRIRTEGIENLWARHERIAKAARAAVRAMGLQNFAERPNSALTVISVPAGVDGSGTLKKLEKQYGYKLADGQDAMKGKIWRLSHMGYTDAFEVLGAISALELVLAEGGFNLQIGSGVAAFQQAYAAGK; this is translated from the coding sequence ATGAAGCCCCGCCTGTTCACCCCCGGCCCGACCCCGGTTCCCGAGGAGACGCTGTTAGAACTGGCACGACCGGTCACCTACCACCGATCCGCCGAGGCCAAGGCCATCCTCGCCGAGGTCACCGAAGACCTGAAGTACGTCTTCCGCACGGCCAACCCGGTGTTCACCCTCACCAGTTCCGGCACCGGCGGGATGGAGGCGGCCGTCTCGAGTTGCCTCGCTGCGGGCGAGAAGGTCATCCTCCTCACGGCCGGCCGGTGGGGCGAGCGGTGGCGCGGCGTCCTGAAGGCGCACGGGGCGAACATCGTCGCCGTCGAGGTGCCCTACGGCAAGGCCGTGACGCCTGAAATGGCCGAGGCGGCGGTGAAGGCCAACCCGGACGCAAAGGCCGTCTTCGCCACGCTCAGCGAAACGAGCACCGGCGTCGGCCACGACGTCGCGGCGTTCGGAAAGATCGTCGCCCCGACCGAGGCGCTGCTGATCGTGGACGGCATCAGCGGTCTCGGTGCGATGGAGTGCCGGGTGGACGAGTGGAACATCGACGTGTGCGTGACCGGCTCGCAGAAGGCGCTGATGCTGCCGCCGGGGCTGGCGTTCGTCAGCGTCAGCGACAAGGCGTGGAAGAAGATGGACGCCACGCCGGTGCGGAACTTCTACTTCGACCTGCGCCGCTACCGCAAGAGCCAGCTGGAGAGCGACACGCCGTTCACACCGGCCAACACGTTGATCCGCGCCCAGCGGGCGAGCCTGAAGCGGATCCGCACCGAGGGGATCGAAAACCTGTGGGCGCGGCACGAGCGGATCGCCAAGGCCGCCCGCGCGGCGGTGAGGGCGATGGGGCTGCAAAACTTCGCCGAGCGGCCGAACAGCGCCCTGACGGTGATTTCCGTCCCGGCCGGTGTCGACGGCAGCGGGACCCTGAAGAAGCTGGAGAAGCAGTACGGCTACAAGCTGGCGGACGGCCAGGACGCGATGAAGGGGAAGATTTGGCGGCTGAGTCACATGGGCTACACCGACGCCTTCGAAGTGCTCGGCGCGATCAGCGCACTTGAACTGGTTCTGGCCGAAGGCGGGTTCAATCTGCAGATCGGCTCCGGCGTCGCCGCCTTCCAGCAGGCCTACGCCGCAGGAAAGTAA
- a CDS encoding peptide chain release factor family protein translates to MPRPPRSTWAALTPDQLLAQCEVDTYRASGPGGQKRNKTSSAVRLRHPPTGLLVIAEESRSQHENKARALDRLGQALYLHLRDGMPPDLTPETVAELRDYAAARDRTGRLSLGRKDPRFWPAVGVVLDLLAATGARVAETASLLGVSTGNLIDFLQTDPKVWQVANQLRAAAGRKPLK, encoded by the coding sequence ATGCCACGCCCCCCCCGCTCCACCTGGGCCGCCCTGACGCCCGATCAACTCCTCGCGCAGTGCGAGGTCGACACGTACCGCGCCAGCGGGCCCGGGGGGCAGAAACGGAACAAGACTAGCTCCGCCGTCCGCCTTCGTCACCCGCCGACCGGGCTGCTCGTTATCGCCGAAGAATCGAGGTCGCAGCACGAAAACAAGGCCCGCGCCCTCGACCGCCTCGGCCAGGCCCTTTACCTCCACCTCCGCGATGGGATGCCGCCCGACCTTACGCCCGAGACCGTGGCCGAACTGCGCGACTACGCTGCCGCCCGCGACCGCACCGGCCGCCTGTCACTGGGCCGCAAAGACCCGCGGTTCTGGCCGGCGGTCGGTGTCGTTCTCGACCTACTCGCGGCGACGGGGGCGCGCGTCGCCGAGACGGCATCGCTGCTCGGCGTCTCGACCGGAAACCTGATTGACTTCTTGCAGACCGATCCGAAGGTGTGGCAGGTGGCGAACCAACTCCGGGCGGCGGCGGGGCGGAAACCGCTGAAGTAG
- a CDS encoding phosphatase domain-containing protein, whose amino-acid sequence MPPPGFSWVDRPRLAALARPDTAEDLRWLRRNGVEVLISLTEEPLPRRWVNEAGLLAVSVPVPDFEAPTDRQLDHILDAILKAHRTGMGVAVHCAAGLGRTGTVLAAYLVAGGEEPRSALARVRELRPGSVETADQERAVEAYARRRAGGSPPVSDPEPR is encoded by the coding sequence ATGCCCCCACCCGGGTTTTCGTGGGTCGACCGGCCCCGCCTCGCCGCTCTCGCCCGGCCGGACACGGCCGAGGACCTCCGCTGGCTCCGCCGCAACGGCGTCGAAGTGCTCATCTCGCTCACCGAGGAGCCCCTGCCGCGGCGCTGGGTGAACGAAGCCGGGCTACTCGCCGTCAGCGTACCCGTCCCCGACTTCGAGGCCCCAACCGACCGTCAGCTCGACCACATCCTCGACGCCATTCTAAAAGCCCACCGCACCGGGATGGGCGTGGCCGTCCACTGCGCCGCTGGCCTCGGCCGCACCGGCACCGTACTCGCGGCGTACCTCGTCGCCGGCGGCGAGGAGCCGCGGTCGGCACTGGCACGGGTGCGGGAACTCCGGCCTGGTTCGGTGGAAACGGCCGACCAGGAGCGGGCCGTCGAGGCCTACGCCCGGCGGCGGGCCGGTGGCTCGCCGCCGGTCAGCGACCCGGAACCTCGGTGA
- a CDS encoding NAD-dependent epimerase/dehydratase family protein, translated as MTLPAPAPPAADALVVGCGYLGRRVAARWVAAGRRVAAVTRRNTAELRALGVEPVIADVTDPASLTAVPRAAVVLYAVGMDRAAGHTMRDVYVGGLRNVLAALPAASRFVYVSSTSVYGQTDGGFVDEASPTEPTEEAGRVVLDAERLLHARQRDAIVLRLAGLYGPDRLLRKQPILRGEPLVGDADRWLNLVHVEDAADAVVAAVDRADLGATYTIADDGPTRRRTFYTLLAELLNAPPAAFDERPEPDVPNRRILNKRARAEIGWAPRFPSFREGLPAAVRESRP; from the coding sequence GTGACCCTACCCGCCCCGGCACCCCCCGCCGCCGACGCCCTCGTCGTTGGCTGCGGCTATCTGGGCCGCCGCGTTGCCGCCCGGTGGGTCGCGGCCGGTCGGCGCGTCGCCGCCGTCACCCGACGCAACACCGCCGAGCTGCGTGCGTTGGGCGTCGAGCCCGTGATCGCCGACGTGACCGACCCGGCCAGCCTCACCGCCGTGCCCCGCGCCGCGGTCGTGCTCTACGCCGTCGGAATGGACCGCGCCGCCGGCCACACCATGCGCGACGTGTACGTCGGCGGCCTGCGGAACGTCCTGGCGGCGCTGCCGGCCGCCAGCCGGTTCGTGTACGTGTCCAGCACCAGCGTCTACGGCCAAACCGACGGCGGATTCGTGGACGAAGCTAGCCCGACGGAGCCGACCGAGGAAGCCGGCCGCGTCGTCCTCGACGCCGAGCGACTGCTGCACGCGCGCCAACGCGACGCGATCGTGCTTCGGCTCGCGGGGCTGTACGGCCCCGACCGGCTGTTGCGGAAGCAGCCCATCCTCAGGGGCGAACCGCTGGTCGGCGACGCGGACCGGTGGCTGAATCTCGTCCACGTCGAGGACGCCGCCGACGCCGTGGTCGCGGCCGTGGACCGAGCCGATCTGGGGGCGACGTACACGATCGCCGACGACGGACCGACCCGGCGGCGGACGTTCTACACGCTCCTTGCCGAGTTGCTAAACGCCCCGCCGGCCGCGTTCGACGAGCGGCCCGAACCCGACGTGCCGAACCGCCGCATCCTTAACAAGCGGGCGCGAGCTGAGATCGGCTGGGCGCCACGCTTCCCGAGCTTTCGCGAAGGCCTCCCCGCCGCCGTCCGCGAGTCCCGCCCGTAA